A part of Acidobacteriota bacterium genomic DNA contains:
- a CDS encoding IPTL-CTERM sorting domain-containing protein, whose protein sequence is MRHGQNGNRTLWILVVFVALLFASFTALSQQAEAKTGSYSLHFYGEVAPEGMTITVTAVSEDGTTYNVIHYVQGLTEEQARNLILTDLTDEGWEAEANGDNAINITGRTEPKDPISMVDIEDNQLDYDTYVDASFAVSEAIPGERIFEWVCALPNADVTDPGTLVLTLNEHTVTATLASGATPTEAATMLEDSLTSAGFVVTRVEDTVVALDWENATNAWLLSSPATITFGLEDGAAGPRVGLTLPDLAPIPTLSEWGLIIFALLVLTVITVVVRQRRTVIAKANA, encoded by the coding sequence CCCTGTTGTTTGCCAGTTTCACCGCGCTTTCCCAGCAGGCTGAAGCCAAGACCGGCAGCTATAGCCTGCACTTCTATGGCGAAGTAGCTCCGGAAGGGATGACGATAACCGTGACAGCGGTAAGCGAAGACGGGACAACATACAATGTGATCCATTATGTTCAGGGACTGACCGAGGAGCAGGCCCGAAACCTGATCCTCACGGATCTGACGGACGAGGGCTGGGAGGCTGAAGCCAATGGCGACAACGCCATCAACATCACGGGCCGCACGGAACCTAAAGACCCCATCAGTATGGTCGACATAGAGGACAACCAGCTCGATTACGACACGTACGTCGACGCTAGCTTTGCAGTATCCGAGGCAATACCGGGCGAGAGGATATTCGAGTGGGTTTGCGCCCTGCCGAATGCTGATGTCACGGATCCGGGCACCCTCGTGCTCACGTTGAATGAGCATACCGTTACGGCCACCCTCGCTTCGGGTGCCACACCAACAGAGGCGGCGACCATGCTGGAGGACTCGCTTACGAGTGCAGGCTTTGTCGTGACCAGGGTCGAGGATACTGTCGTCGCACTGGACTGGGAGAATGCCACCAACGCGTGGTTGCTTTCCTCCCCAGCCACTATCACGTTCGGTCTCGAGGACGGGGCAGCCGGCCCACGCGTGGGGCTCACCTTGCCGGACCTGGCCCCCATCCCCACCCTCTCCGAGTGGGGGTTGATCATTTTCGCGCTGCTCGTCCTGACCGTCATCACGGTGGTGGTCAGGCAGCGCCGGACGGTCATAGCTAAGGCGAACGCATAG